The segment AAGCCTGGATCAGGCCCTATGATGGTGAGATCATGTGGTATCAAAATCTACTCAAACAAAATAGAATTCCAGATTCGCTGATCCGAACTGGCATTCGCTTTTATAATCGTCAGCACCTGCGCCGCCTGAACCAGCCCGGCAAAGAAACCCTGCGCAAAAATTTGCTGCAACGGCTGGAAAGCTTTCCCGTTGCAGCAGTGCCCGAAAAAGCAAACGAGCAGCACTACGAAGTACCTGCCGCTTTTTTTGAAAAAGTACTGGGTCCCCATTTAAAATACAGCTGTGGCTTTTGGCCGACAGGTCAAGAAACACTGGCGGAAGCTGAAGCAAAAATGCTAGCCCTGAGTTGTGAACGGGCCCAACTCAGCAACGGTCAGGCCATTCTGGAATTGGGGTGTGGCTGGGGCTCCCTCAGCCTGTATATGGCCGAGCAGTATCCTCAAAGCCAGATTACAGCGGTCTCAAATTCCCACAGCCAACGCCAGTTTATTGAAGCACGGGCCCAGGCCAGAGGGCTTGAAAATTTAAACATTATCACGGCTGATATCAACGATTTTGCTCCCGAGCAGAAATTTGACAGAATCGTCTCCGTTGAAATGTTTGAACATCTGCGCAATTACCCTGAGATTTTTAAACGGATGAATACCTGGCTCTATCCCAACGCCAAAGTTTTTATCCATATTTTTGGTCACCGTGAGCATCTCTACCTGTTTGAAGTTGAGCATCCCCGCGACTGGATGGCCAAGTATTTTTTCAGTGGCGGCACCATGCCCAGTCAGGATCTGCTTTTGAATTGCTGTGACCCACTTGAACCGATTCAATTTTGGGTTGTGAATGGGCAACATTATCAAAAGACCAGTGAAGCCTGGCTGGCCCGTATGGATCAACACAAACAAGATCTGCTGCCGCTATTTGCCGAAACCTATGGCAAAGAAAATACCACACGCTGGTGGGCCTATTGGCGCATCTTTTTCATGGCCTGTGCCGAACTTTTCGGGCACAGCCAAGGCCAGGAATGGCAGGTTTACCATTATTTATTTGAGAAACGCGCTCAGGATGCTTGATTGATGGCTGCTTGAATCGCCCTCAGCACAACACAAAACCAGGCGGATCGAGACGCAAAAAACGAAAACGCCCCAGGAATAACCTGGGGCTGAAATTCAGGCCGCATCAATTCAGTTGGCTGAGAACCGAATTCATACGGTGCAAATGACTGGCAAC is part of the bacterium (Candidatus Blackallbacteria) CG13_big_fil_rev_8_21_14_2_50_49_14 genome and harbors:
- a CDS encoding SAM-dependent methyltransferase, encoding MWYQNLLKQNRIPDSLIRTGIRFYNRQHLRRLNQPGKETLRKNLLQRLESFPVAAVPEKANEQHYEVPAAFFEKVLGPHLKYSCGFWPTGQETLAEAEAKMLALSCERAQLSNGQAILELGCGWGSLSLYMAEQYPQSQITAVSNSHSQRQFIEARAQARGLENLNIITADINDFAPEQKFDRIVSVEMFEHLRNYPEIFKRMNTWLYPNAKVFIHIFGHREHLYLFEVEHPRDWMAKYFFSGGTMPSQDLLLNCCDPLEPIQFWVVNGQHYQKTSEAWLARMDQHKQDLLPLFAETYGKENTTRWWAYWRIFFMACAELFGHSQGQEWQVYHYLFEKRAQDA